A DNA window from Procambarus clarkii isolate CNS0578487 chromosome 75, FALCON_Pclarkii_2.0, whole genome shotgun sequence contains the following coding sequences:
- the LOC138356991 gene encoding uncharacterized protein: MGSTLHSRPWGPRYSADHGVHATQQTTGSSLHSRPRGPRYTADNGVHATQRTTGSSLHSRPLSPRYTSDHGFHATQQTMGSTLHIRTWGPRYTLDHKFHATQQTTGSSLHSRLRGPRYTADHGVLATQQTSGSTLHSGPRGPRYTTDHGVHATHQTMGSTLHSRPWGPRYTADYGVFDTHKTTGYTLHSRPRGPRYTTDHGVHATQQTTGSSLHSRPRGPRYTADHGVPATHQTTGSTLDCRPWVHATQQTTGSTLHSRPGVFDTH, translated from the coding sequence ATggggtccacgctacacagcagaccatgGGGTCCACGCTACTCTGCAGACCATGGCGTCCATgctacacagcagaccacggggtcctcgctacacagcagaccacggggtcctcgctacacagcagacaacggggtccacgctacacagcGGACCACGGGGTCCtcgctacacagcagaccactGAGTCCACGCTACACATCAGACCATGGGTtccacgctacacagcagaccatgGGTTCCACGCTACACATCAGAACATGGGGTCCACGCTACACATTAGACCACAAGTtccacgctacacagcagaccacggggtcctcgctacacagcagactacggggtccacgctacacagcagaccacggggtcctcgctacacagcagacctcggggtccacgctacacagcGGACCACGGGGTCCACGCTACACTACAGACCATGGCGTTCATGCTACACATCAGACCATggggtccacgctacacagcagaccatgGGGTCCTCGCTACACAGCAGACTACGGGGTCTTTGATACACATAAGACCACGGGGTAcacgctacacagcagaccacggGGTCCACGCTACACTACAGACCATGGCGTTCATGCTACACAGCAGACTACGGGGTCCtcgctacacagcagaccacggggtccacgctacacagcagaccacggGGTCCCCGCTACACATCAGACCACGGGGTCCACGCTAGACTGCAGACCATGGGTCCATgctacacagcagaccacggggtcaacgctacacagcagaccagGGGTCTTTGATACACATTAG
- the LOC138356992 gene encoding uncharacterized protein: MGSTLHSRPWGPRYSADHGVHATQQTTGSSLHSRPRGPRYTADNGVHATQRTTGSSLHSRPLSPRYTSDHGFHATQQTMGSTLHIRTWGPRYTLDHKFHATQQTTGSSLHSRLRGPRYTADHGVLATQQTSGSTLHSGPRGPRYTTDHGVHATHQTMGSTLHSRPWGPRYTADYGVFDTHKTTGYTLHSRPRGPRYTTDHGVHATQQTTGSSLHSRPRGPRYTADHGVPATHQTTGSTLDCRPWVHATQQTTGSNATQQTRGL; the protein is encoded by the coding sequence ATggggtccacgctacacagcagaccatgGGGTCCACGCTACTCTGCAGACCATGGCGTCCATgctacacagcagaccacggggtcctcgctacacagcagaccacggggtcctcgctacacagcagacaacggggtccacgctacacagcGGACCACGGGGTCCtcgctacacagcagaccactGAGTCCACGCTACACATCAGACCATGGGTtccacgctacacagcagaccatgGGTTCCACGCTACACATCAGAACATGGGGTCCACGCTACACATTAGACCACAAGTtccacgctacacagcagaccacggggtcctcgctacacagcagactacggggtccacgctacacagcagaccacggggtcctcgctacacagcagacctcggggtccacgctacacagcGGACCACGGGGTCCACGCTACACTACAGACCATGGCGTTCATGCTACACATCAGACCATggggtccacgctacacagcagaccatgGGGTCCTCGCTACACAGCAGACTACGGGGTCTTTGATACACATAAGACCACGGGGTAcacgctacacagcagaccacggGGTCCACGCTACACTACAGACCATGGCGTTCATGCTACACAGCAGACTACGGGGTCCtcgctacacagcagaccacggggtccacgctacacagcagaccacggGGTCCCCGCTACACATCAGACCACGGGGTCCACGCTAGACTGCAGACCATGGGTCCATgctacacagcagaccacggggtcaaacgctacacagcagaccagGGGTCTTTGA